The genomic stretch GAGATACTCGTAATCCTGCGGATATTCCTGAGAGCGAAAGGGATTATTACCTCGAAAGAAAATATCCAAGCTACGGAAACCTTTGTCCTCGAGATATCGCTTCTCGTTCTGCAAAAGAAGTTTGCGATGCTGGATTCGGTGTAGGGCCAGGTGGACAGGGAGTTTATCTAGACTTCTCTTCAGCGATCCAACGCTTAGGAGAACATACAATCGCGGAAAGATACGGAAACCTATTCCAGATGTATGAGCAGATCACTGGAGAAAATCCATACAAAGTTCCGATGAGGATCTATCCTGCAGTTCACTACACCATGGGCGGTCTTTGGGTAGATTATAACCTAATGAGCAATCTTCCAGGTCTATTCGTGATCGGTGAGGCAAACTTCTCTGATCACGGTGCGAACCGGTTGGGAGCTTCCGCTTTAATGCAAGGACTTGCAGACGGATACTTCGTTCTTCCGTATACGATCGGAAATTATCTGGCAGAAGTTGGATTCGGTAAGACTCCTTCTACAGATCATGCCGAGTTCAAAAAAGCAGAATCCGACGTTAACGAGCAGACAAACAAACTTCTTTCCATCAAAGGAAAGAGAACTGTCGACTCCTTCCACAAAGAGTTAGGAAAACTCATGTGGAATAATTGCGGTATGGCAAGAGACGAGAAGAGCTTAAAAGAAGCACTTACTAAGATTCCTCAGATCAGAGACGAATTCTGGAAGAATGTAAACGTTCCAGGTTCCGGAGCTGAGCTAAATCAATCCCTTGAAAAAGCAGGAAGAGTTGCCGACTTCTTGGAATTCGGAGAACTACTCTGCTTAGATGCTCTTACAAGAGAAGAATCTTGCGGAGGACATTTCCGTACCGAACACCAGATGGACGACGGAGAAGCAAAACGTGACGACAATAAGTTCTGTCACGCTACTGCTTGGGAATGGAAAGGAGTGGGTGCAAAACCTACAGAGCACAGAGAAAAACTGGAATTCGAGAACATTAAACTCGCTACGAGGAGCTACAAATAATGGACCTCAAACTCAAAGTCTGGAGACAAAAAAACTCAAAAGAGAAAGGCAAGATCGTAAATTACGATGCAAAGGGAGTTTCTCCCGATATGTCCTTTCTTGAGATGCTGGACGTGGTCAACGAGGAGTTGATCGTAAAGGGAGAGGATCCGATCGCCTTCGAACACGATTGTAGAGAGGGTATTTGCGGTTCTTGTAATATTATGATCAATGGAGAGGCTCATGGCCCTCTTCCTGGAGTCACTACTTGCCAGCTTCACATGAGAACCTTCAAGGATGGAGATACCATTTATCTCGAGCCTTGGAGAGCGAAGGCATTCCCAGTGCTCAAGGATTTAGTAGTAGATCGCAGCGCTTTCGATAGAGTGATCCAAGCCGGAGGATTCGTAAGCATCAATACCGGAGGAGCTCCGGATGCGAACGCACTTCCTATTCCGAAGAAAGATGCGGACGTAGCAATGGACGCGGCGACCTGTATCGGTTGCGGTGCCTGTGTTGCTTCTTGTAAGAATGCTTCTGCGATGCTATTCGTTTCCGCAAAAGTTTCTCACTTAGCGCTTCTTCCACAAGGACAAGTGGAAAAGAAAGAACGCGTGAAAAACATGGTAAACGCTATGGACAAAGAAGGATTCGGAAATTGCACAAACCAATACGAATGCGAAGCAGCTTGTCCAAAAGATATCAAACGCGATTTCATTCGAGTTCTGAACAAGGAATACATTCTTTCCTAAGTTTAAGATTCGGATTTTCTAATAAACTAAAGGCTTCCGTATGGGAGCCTTTTTTATAGGTTCATTCCTTGCAAGATCCCGCCTTGGTAGACGTACAAGATCCTACCATTTAGCTCGTCTGACTTTGCCATTTCTTCCAAAACGGAAAATGTCTTAGCAGAGTAGATAGGCTCCAGGTAGATCCCGAATTTTCTTTCGTATTCTCTTGCCTTCTCTTCCCAAAACCCATCTTTCTTTCCAAAGGAGAAGGAAAGACGAAGCTTATCTTTTGGTTCTACCAATGAATTCCAAGCGAGTGAAGGAAGTGTTTGTCGAAGTGACGACAAATTCTCTTGGAGCCAAAGGACAGTCTTCTCCCGATTCAACCCCAGGCATATCCCAGTTATAGGAAGCTTTCCCCAAAGGATTGCAGAAAGCCAGGTCAGTCCGGAACCGACATCCAATACGACATGATCGAAAGAATTCGGATCAATCTCTTCCCAGAGCGAAGAAAGTCCGTTCAAGGATTCTTGGCAGAAGAAGTATTCCGGAAGAAGGAGATCTCCCGATGAATTTGGATTTTCAGCTTTGTCATCCCATCTGGACGGTGTGGAATTTAAATTCCGCGTACTCAGTTTAGATTCGAGTGATGTACGATCCAAATTCCGAGCAGCATTGTCTGTGGAATTTTCATTCAGATGAAGTTGATTGAGGGAAAGAGAAACTTTTGTAGTATCTTCGACAGCCCTCTCCCATTCTTTCCTGCTTGGGTAGAGCTCCAGTTCGCTAAATCGCCTCGCAACAAGTGAAGCCGGAGAAACAAGGTTCCCATCACGAGAATATCCGAGGACTTTTGTAGGAACTCCGACATGCCGAAAGAACAGCACACCTGCTAGAATAGCATTGGAATGTAAATTCCCCTGAAGGAGGACTTTCTTGCAGAGACCGGACTCGATCGAAGGCAAAAGACTTTCATAGATTCCGAAAAGTTTGCGGATCTTTGTTCCCTGAGAAAAAAAGATCCTATCGTCTCGTTTGATATGGATTTCGTAGGAATCGGTTCGAACAACCGGATCAATCCGTGTCTTGCCGATACGCAAAACACCGGGGAGCAAAAGATCAGTCTCCGGTCTTTAAGACTGCGAGGAAGGCCTCTTGAGGAATTTCCACATTTCCGATCTGCTTCATCCTCTTCTTTCCTTCTTTCTGTTTCTCTAATAGCTTTTTCTTACGAGTGATGTCCCCGCCGTAGCATTTGGCGGTTACATTCTTGCGCAGTGCAGAGATACTTTCTCTCGCGAGGATCTTTCCTCCGACTGCAGCTTGGATGGGGATCATGAATTGGTGGCGGGGAATGATCTCTTTTAGCTTTTCTATGATCTCCCTTCCTCTAGACTCCGCTTTGGATGTATGAACAATCATGGAAAGAGCATCCACAGATTCTCCGTTCACAAGAATATCCATCTTAACAAGGCGAGAAGCCTTATAGCCACAAGGTTCATAATCCAAAGAAGCATATCCTCTGGTCAAAGACTTGAGTTTATCATAAAATTCGAAAATAAGCTCTGCGAGAGGGATCTCGTAGGTCAACTGCACCTTATCCTGAGAAAGATAAACGGTATCTAATTGAACTCCCCTCTTCTCGATTGCGAGAGTCATGATATTTCCTACATATTCGTTCGGAGTGATGATAGAAGCTTTTACATACGGTTCTTCCGTTGCTTCGATAAACACTGGGTCCGGGAATTTGGAAGGGTTATCTATATCTATAACTTCTCCGTTTTTCATTCGGATTGTATATTTAACGGAAGGCGCCGTAGTAATCAGGTCAAGATTGAATTCTCTCTCCAATCTTTCCTGCACGATCTCCATATGCAGTAGTCCTAGATACCCTACCCTAAATCCGAAACCTAGGGCCGCAGAACTTTCCTTTTCATAGACAAGTGCTGCGTCATTCAGTTTCATCTTTTCGATTGCATCTACTAACTCTTCGAACTGCTCTCCTGCGATCGGAAAGAGTCCTGCAAACACCATTGGCTTTGCATCTTTATAACCAGGAACAGCGTCTTTACTCGGATTAGAGAACAGAGTTACAGTATCTCCCGTTCTCGCGTCGGATACCTTCTTGATACCCGCTATAATATAACCTACTTCGCCCGCAGTTAAGGAATCGGTCGGAGTCAAACTGATGCCTTTGATCCCTACTTCGTTCACAGTGAAATCTTTTTGGCTAC from Leptospira semungkisensis encodes the following:
- a CDS encoding fumarate reductase/succinate dehydrogenase flavoprotein subunit yields the protein MSLDSKIPSGPLEKKWDDYKSHIKLVNPANKRKYTIIVIGTGLAGGSASATLAELGYNVKTFCFQDSPRRAHSIAAQGGINAAKNYQNDGDSVYRLFYDTIKGGDFRAREANVYRLAQVSANIIDQCVAQGVPFAREYGGHLDNRSFGGAQVSRTFYAKGQTGQQLLLGAYSSLSRQIGLGNVKMYPRTEMVDLVVIDGHAKGVIIRDLVTGKISVHAGDAVVLASGGYGNVFYLSTNAKGSNVTATFRAYKKGAFFANPCYTQIHPTCIPVSGDHQSKLTLMSESLRNDGRIWVPKKQGDTRNPADIPESERDYYLERKYPSYGNLCPRDIASRSAKEVCDAGFGVGPGGQGVYLDFSSAIQRLGEHTIAERYGNLFQMYEQITGENPYKVPMRIYPAVHYTMGGLWVDYNLMSNLPGLFVIGEANFSDHGANRLGASALMQGLADGYFVLPYTIGNYLAEVGFGKTPSTDHAEFKKAESDVNEQTNKLLSIKGKRTVDSFHKELGKLMWNNCGMARDEKSLKEALTKIPQIRDEFWKNVNVPGSGAELNQSLEKAGRVADFLEFGELLCLDALTREESCGGHFRTEHQMDDGEAKRDDNKFCHATAWEWKGVGAKPTEHREKLEFENIKLATRSYK
- a CDS encoding succinate dehydrogenase/fumarate reductase iron-sulfur subunit; protein product: MDLKLKVWRQKNSKEKGKIVNYDAKGVSPDMSFLEMLDVVNEELIVKGEDPIAFEHDCREGICGSCNIMINGEAHGPLPGVTTCQLHMRTFKDGDTIYLEPWRAKAFPVLKDLVVDRSAFDRVIQAGGFVSINTGGAPDANALPIPKKDADVAMDAATCIGCGACVASCKNASAMLFVSAKVSHLALLPQGQVEKKERVKNMVNAMDKEGFGNCTNQYECEAACPKDIKRDFIRVLNKEYILS
- a CDS encoding 1-aminocyclopropane-1-carboxylate deaminase, which encodes MLPGVLRIGKTRIDPVVRTDSYEIHIKRDDRIFFSQGTKIRKLFGIYESLLPSIESGLCKKVLLQGNLHSNAILAGVLFFRHVGVPTKVLGYSRDGNLVSPASLVARRFSELELYPSRKEWERAVEDTTKVSLSLNQLHLNENSTDNAARNLDRTSLESKLSTRNLNSTPSRWDDKAENPNSSGDLLLPEYFFCQESLNGLSSLWEEIDPNSFDHVVLDVGSGLTWLSAILWGKLPITGICLGLNREKTVLWLQENLSSLRQTLPSLAWNSLVEPKDKLRLSFSFGKKDGFWEEKAREYERKFGIYLEPIYSAKTFSVLEEMAKSDELNGRILYVYQGGILQGMNL
- the lepA gene encoding translation elongation factor 4, with product MSDRQKFIRNFSIIAHIDHGKSTLADRLLEIGRITDDRTKKDQILDSMDIERERGITIKANNATFNYLAADGNTYTMNLIDTPGHVDFTYEVSRSLKACEGVLLIVDASQGVEAQTLANLYLAMEQDLAIIPVMNKVDLPAADVEKTKLQIEDSLGLDAENAVAISAKTGLNVQAVLEEITRQIPSPSGDPKGPLKALIYDSYFDPYMGVVIKIRVFDGTVKKGDRILLMSSQKDFTVNEVGIKGISLTPTDSLTAGEVGYIIAGIKKVSDARTGDTVTLFSNPSKDAVPGYKDAKPMVFAGLFPIAGEQFEELVDAIEKMKLNDAALVYEKESSAALGFGFRVGYLGLLHMEIVQERLEREFNLDLITTAPSVKYTIRMKNGEVIDIDNPSKFPDPVFIEATEEPYVKASIITPNEYVGNIMTLAIEKRGVQLDTVYLSQDKVQLTYEIPLAELIFEFYDKLKSLTRGYASLDYEPCGYKASRLVKMDILVNGESVDALSMIVHTSKAESRGREIIEKLKEIIPRHQFMIPIQAAVGGKILARESISALRKNVTAKCYGGDITRKKKLLEKQKEGKKRMKQIGNVEIPQEAFLAVLKTGD